One Panicum virgatum strain AP13 chromosome 9K, P.virgatum_v5, whole genome shotgun sequence genomic region harbors:
- the LOC120650529 gene encoding pentatricopeptide repeat-containing protein At3g53700, chloroplastic-like — protein MACASYLASCPRASPAPAALAACPCHAQPRPRPAPLRAYAASDHQERLLTALHEQADPEAALRMLNSAFAREDFAPSRAVYEEVIRKLGSAGAFGLMEGLVREMRREGHEVKVGVVHSFVEGYARLRRFDDAVDLVLKLDRFGVEADTVVYNHLVNVLVEGSKMKLLKSVYNEMAGRGIQPDVVTFNTLIKGLCRAHQVRTAVLMVEEMPSHGVAPDETTFTTLMQGFVEEGSIEAALRVKAKMLETGCSPTRVTVNVLINGYCKLGRVEDALGYIQQEIADGFEPDQVTYNTFVHGLCQN, from the coding sequence ATGGCCTGCGCGTCGTACCTAGCCTCCTGCCcccgcgcctcgccggcgccggcggcgctggcggcgtgcCCGTGCCATGCGCAGCCGCGGCCCCGTCCGGCGCCCCTCCGGGCGTACGCGGCCTCCGACCACCAGGAGCGGCTCCTCACCGCCCTGCACGAGCAGGCGGACCccgaggcggcgctccggaTGCTGAACTCAGCGTTCGCGCGGGAGGACTTCGCCCCGAGCCGCGCCGTCTACGAGGAGGTCATCCGGAAGCTCGGGTCCGCCGGCGCGTTCGGCCTGATGGAGGGGCTTGTCCGGGAGATGCGGCGGGAAGGGCACGAGGTCAAGGTTGGCGTCGTGCACTCGTTCGTGGAGGGCTACGCGCGTCTGCGGCGGTTCGACGACGCCGTCGACCTGGTTCTGAAGCTCGACCGCTTCGGCGTCGAGGCGGACACCGTGGTGTACAACCACCTCGTCAACGTTCTCGTGGAAGGGAGCAAGATGAAGCTCCTCAAGTCGGTCTACAACGAGATGGCCGGTCGGGGCATCCAACCTGATGTTGTGACATTCAATACCCTGATCAAGGGGCTGTGCCGGGCACATCAGGTCAGGACTGCGGTCTTGATGGTGGAGGAGATGCCGAGCCATGGCGTGGCGCCTGATGAGACCACATTCACCACCTTGATGCAAGGCTTTGTTGAGGAGGGAAGCATTGAGGCGGCTTTGAGGGTGAAGGCGAAGATGTTGGAGACGGGATGCTCTCCAACAAGGGTAACAGTTAATGTTCTGATTAACGGGTACTGCAAGCTGGGGAGAGTTGAAGATGCTCTTGGCTACATACAGCAAGAGATTGCTGATGGATTTGAACCTGATCAGGTCACATACAATACTTTTGTTCATGGGCTGTGCCAAAACTGA